In Streptomyces violaceusniger Tu 4113, one DNA window encodes the following:
- a CDS encoding rhodanese-like domain-containing protein, with product MHFAQLPQMEAAAVPADGLLLDVREADEWTAGHVEGALHIPMGQVVARFDELTAAVGEGQRVHVMCRVGGRSAQVTQYLVAQGLDAVNVDGGMLAWDAAGRPMVSGPDGTAEGAFVL from the coding sequence ATGCATTTTGCCCAGCTTCCCCAGATGGAGGCGGCGGCGGTACCGGCCGATGGCCTTCTGCTGGATGTCCGGGAGGCCGACGAGTGGACGGCCGGGCATGTCGAGGGCGCGCTGCACATTCCGATGGGCCAGGTCGTGGCGCGGTTCGATGAGCTGACGGCGGCGGTCGGCGAGGGGCAGCGGGTGCATGTGATGTGCCGGGTCGGCGGCCGCTCCGCGCAGGTGACGCAGTATCTGGTCGCGCAGGGCCTGGACGCGGTGAACGTGGACGGCGGGATGCTGGCCTGGGACGCGGCGGGCCGCCCGATGGTGAGCGGCCCCGACGGCACCGCCGAAGGGGCCTTTGTGCTCTAG